One Drosophila virilis strain 15010-1051.87 chromosome 5, Dvir_AGI_RSII-ME, whole genome shotgun sequence DNA window includes the following coding sequences:
- the trpl gene encoding transient-receptor-potential-like protein isoform X1 produces the protein MGRKKKQPMGLPPGGASGVAPKTVGGCCVPLGLPQPLLLEEKKFLLAVERGDIPNVRRILQKALRHQHININCMDPLGRRALTLAIDNENLEMVELLVIMGVETKDALLHAINAEFVEAVELLLEHEELIFKEGELYSWQKVDINTAMFAPDITPLMLAAHKNNFEILRILLDRGAAVPVPHDIRCGCDECVRLMGADSLRHSLSRVNIYRALCSPSLICLTSSDPILTAFQLSWELRNLALTEQECKSEYMELRRQCQKFACSLLDQTRSSNELAIILNYDPTISSYEPGDRMSLTRLVQAISYKQKKFVAHSNIQQLLSSIWYDGLPGFRRKSIVDKFICIAQVAILFPLYCFIYMFAPNCRTGQLMRKPFMKFLVHASSYVFFLFILILVSQRADDDFVRLFGTARMKAELAEQEQRQRGQAPSKLELLVVLYVIGFMWEEVQEIFAVGMKNYLRNMWNFIDFLRNSLYVSVMCLRAFAYIQQATEIASDPQMAYIPREKWHDFDPQLIAEGLFAAANVFSALKLVHLFSINPHLGPLQISLGRMVIDIVKFFFIYTLVLFAFACGLNQLLWYFAALEKSKCYVLPGGEADWASHGDSCMKWRRFGNLFESSQSLFWASFGMVGLDDFELTGIKSYTRFWGLLMFGSYSVINVIVLLNLLIAMMSNSYAMIDEHSDTEWKFARTKLWMSYFEDSATLPPPFNVLPSVKWLIRVFRKSSKTIDRQRSKKRQEQEQYNKYDNIMRSLVWRYVSAMHRKFENNPVTEDDINEVKSEISTMRYEMLEIFENSGMDVSSANKKEKHPRPRRMKVWERRLMKGFHVAPVQTSSDSDLLSNVNGEGEMREVKVETVPSKPAKETARERFQRVARTVLLQSSTHKWNVVLQGTLQNSQIGRSTKYQRKNLHNLGKAIEEAKKLILLNPGCTSGRESPIRIEFEDEKTSTLLELLNQISEEINLSERQRAKPCWRPPVRTVHARALAANNEWSRSNTAPELQLNRKLAPHSRSSSRTRELPLCPSKLATAAAPVVKKTAPVAPTPATKTTTTASSNRAKTTTTPFSVELNLAGRGRGHVASHCVPPSNPINFDMHVVDLDERSPSGTAFDKDNTSDISSIQSMSPKRPNY, from the exons ATGGGTCGCAAGAAGAAGCAACCGATGGGC CTGCCGCCCGGTGGCGCCTCTGGTGTCGCCCCTAAAACTGTGGGCGGCTGTTGTGTGCCGCTGGGATTACCGCAACCTTTGCTGCTCGAGGAGAAGAAATTTTTGCTGGCCGTCGAGCGTGGCGATATACCGAATGTGCGCAG GATACTGCAAAAAGCACTGCGGCACCAGCATATCAATATCAACTGCATGGACCCATTGGGTAGACGCGCCTTAACGCTGGCCATAGACAACGAGAATCTGGAGATGGTCGAGCTGCTTGTTATCATGGGCGTGGAGACAAAGGATGCCCTGCTGCATGCCATCAATGCGGAGTTCGTTGAGGCCGTTGAGCTGCTGCTCGAGCACGAGGAGCTCATTTTCAAGGAGGGCGAGCTCTAT AGCTGGCAGAAGGTGGATATCAATACGGCCATGTTTGCGCCCGATATAACGCCGCTGATGCTGGCGGCGCACAAGAATAACTTTGAAATATTGCGCATACTCTTGGATCGGGGCGCTGCGGTGCCTGTGCCACATGATATACG CTGCGGCTGTGACGAGTGTGTGCGTCTCATGGGCGCGGACTCGCTGCGGCACTCGCTTTCGCGTGTGAATATCTATCGGGCGCTGTGCAGTCCTTCGCTCATTTGCCTGACCTCCAGCGATCCCATACTGACCGCCTTTCAACTGTCCTGGGAGCTGCGCAATCTGGCCCTTACCGAGCAGGAGTGCAAGTCGGAGTATATGGAGCTGAGGCGTCAGTGCCAGAAGTTTGCTTGCAGCCTATTGGATCAGACGCGCTCCTCCAATGAGCTGGCTATAATATTGAACTACGATCCGACTATATCTAGCTATGAGCCGGGCGATCGCATGAGCCTGACGCGGCTTGTACAGGCCATATCCTATAAGCAGAAAAAG TTCGTGGCCCATTCGAATATACAACAATTGCTGTCATCGATTTGGTATGACGGACTGCCTGGCTTCAGGCGCAAAAGCATCGTAGACAAGTTCATCTGCATAGCTCAGGTGGCTATACTGTTTCCCCTCTACtgcttcatatatatgttcgCGCCCAACTGTCGAACGGGTCAATTGATGCGAAAACCGTTTATGAAATTCCTCGTGCATGCCTCGTCGTATGTGTTCTTTTTGT TTATCCTCATACTGGTCTCGCAGCGAGCGGACGATGATTTCGTGCGGCTATTTGGCACGGCACGCATGAAGGCCGAGCTGGCCGAGCAGGAGCAGCGGCAACGTGGACAGGCGCCCAGCAAACTGGAGTTACTGGTGGTGCTCTACGTGATTGGGTTCATGTGGGAGGAGGTGCAGGAGATATTTGCCGTGGGCATGAAAAACTATTTGCGTAACATGTGGAACTTTATTGATTTTCTGCGCAACAGCCTCTACGTGAGCGTCATGTGTCTGCG CGCCTTTGCCTACATACAGCAGGCAACGGAAATCGCAAGCGATCCACAGATGGCCTATATACCACGCGAGAAGTGGCACGACTTTGACCCGCAGCTGATTGCCGAGGGTCTATTTGCGGCTGCGAATGTCTTCTCGGCGCTGAAGCTGGTGCATTTGTTCAGCATCAATCCGCATTTGGGTCCGCTGCAAATCTCGCTGGGTCGCATGGTCATCGATATTGTGAAATTCTTCTTCATCTACACCCTGGTGTTGTTCGCCTTTGCCTGTGGACTAAATCAGCTGCTCTGGTACTTTGCTGCGCTCGAGAAGAGCAAGTGCTATGTGCTGCCCGGCGGTGAGGCGGACTGGGCCTCACATGGCGACTCCTGCATGAAATGGCGACGCTTTGGCAA CCTCTTTGAGTCATCGCAGTCGCTGTTCTGGGCCAGCTTTGGCATGGTGGGCCTCGATGACTTTGAGCTGACCGGCATCAAGTCGTACACTCGTTTCTGGGGCCTCCTCATGTTTGGCTCCTACAGCGTCATCAATGTGATTGTTTTGCTGAATCTACTTATAGCCATGATGTCCAATTCCTATGCCATGATTGAT GAGCACTCGGACACTGAATGGAAGTTTGCACGCACCAAACTCTGGATGAGCTATTTTGAGGACAGCGCCACGCTGCCGCCGCCTTTTAATGTGCTGCCCTCGGTTAAATGGCTCATTAGGGTGTTTAGAAAGTCCAGCAAGACCATAGATCGACAGCGTTCCAAG AAACGTCAAGAACAGGAGCAGTATAACAAATATGATAATATCATGCGGTCCCTGGTCTGGCGTTATGTTTCGGCCATGCATCGCAAATTTGAGAACAATCCGGTCACAGAGGATGACATCAATGAGGTCAAGAGCGAGATAAGCACCATGCGCTATGAAATGTTGGAGATATTCGAGAACAGTGGAATGGATGTGTCGTCGGCCAACAAGAAGGAGAAGC ATCCGCGACCTCGTCGCATGAAAGTCTGGGAGCGGCGCCTAATGAAGGGCTTCCATGTGGCGCCCGTGCAAACGAGCAGCGATTCGGATTTGCTCAGTAATGTGAACGGCGAGGGCGAAATGCGAGAGGTCAAAGTCGAAACGGTACCCTCCAAGCCAGCCAAGGAGACGGCACGGGAACGTTTCCAGCGCGTCGCACGCACCGTACTGCTGCAGTCGAGCACACACAAGTGGAACGTGGTGCTGCAGGGCACGCTACAAAACTCGCAGATTGGTCGCAGCACCAAGTACCAGCGCAAGAATCTGCACAACCTGGGCAAGGCCATTGAGGAGGCCAAGAA GCTCATTCTGCTCAATCCTGGCTGCACCTCCGGTCGCGAATCGCCCATACGCATCGAGTTTGAGGACGAGAAGACCAGCACATTGCTGGAGCTGCTCAATCAGATCAGCGAGGAGATCAATCTCTCTGAGCGACAACGTGCCAAGCCCTGCTGGCGGCCACCGGTCCGAACTGTGCACGCACGTGCGCTGGCTGCCAACAACGAGTGGTCCAGATCCAATACGGCGccggagctgcagctgaatcGGAAATTGGCGCCGCatagtcgcagcagcagccgcacacGCGAGCTACCGCTCTGCCCCAGCAAGCTGGCTACGGCCGCTGCGCCCGTGGTCAAAAAGACGGCGCCGGTTGCGCCCACGCCAGCAAccaaaaccacaacaacagccagtAGCAACAGGGCGAAGACCACGACGACGCCCTTCTCCGTGGAACTCAACCTAGCTGGACGTGGCAGAGGCCACGTCGCTTCGCATTGCGTGCCGCCGAGCAATCCAATAAATTTCGATATGCATGTCGTGGATTTGGATGAGCGTAGCCCAAGTGGCACTGCATTCGATAAGGATAACACATCCGACATTAGCTCCATACAGAGCATGAGTCCCAAGCGGCCAAATTATTGA
- the LOC6625987 gene encoding uncharacterized protein, giving the protein MCDVEQAFKSNQSDDNDDEQDEQHAKQDQEQQQQRQQVSNEACVKSPVLANRQASTRCLGQLLKLLLSTPGLVLLVTGYSVLGALIFPLLEAPQDLSKSAAIAKSREDCLRELWIITEKLNVLYERNWTMLVHEQLRRFEGSIVAATRPGGGAVAVAGPGASASAVGHFGYDAGDTQSWTFSEALLYSVTVITTIGHGSLTPRTAAGKLATIFYALIGVPLMLMCLSSLGALLAEALQCTYMRLCCQLQRSHTSASGEKKSTIGLTTAATGTLTKRRHPAGKGANCKGCKYDGANSETSLNERYEYGQRTAAAGTTTMKRKLSLEQGEDASQLLRNAMPSKLNQQQQQQQQHQQQQQFYQQQQQQQQPDVMLMTTTTAGNALLKYAPLPQHQQQQQQQQLQQHQLYINASATHATQQQQQQQQQLSTATLPRQQQQQPTNFVAVPSSMLRFSAAPNMPLAAAGPPNCYAPATATIYFPFASATGSPSHCPQPLVKYHTIHLQSAAKQQHRLLSTLDTAPAANATGHGVDLATTTSTLEAITLPPPPAYQTANMYPVRRAKFVTQPLAPEINTLLTVGATATGSSDLSCRHDLLPHALSAAAAAAATTTAAAATGTATGTGMPALLTYTAATSSPQLSAGIKATATTAATMADNSFIAAGVCGAGVGATTAAAITSPAAATTTTTPAATLSALLSSSGNVDIMEDEDEQERERSSNCPHGTPSRVPLIASSGCGALGLPHELPLAEKSGTGQQARGLLNATAASFNRHTLQPLNRKTLLLTRRCQKHATALYDATANTETSDDEEYMQHGSEQFVLKKLKSSRPNGSLECVQHQMADDEEDDDDDDDDDDDEESQRQVPISLVLFILMCYICVGTVIFALWENWSLVDGAYFCFVTLSTIGYGDFVPARSFNGPELQLYACCAYLLLGLVLVAMSFSILETQLMWKCKRIAVRLKLTSD; this is encoded by the exons ATGTGTGACGTTGAGCAGGCGTTTAAGAGCAATCAAAGTGACGACAACGATGATGAGCAGGACGAACAGCACGCGAAGCAGgatcaggagcagcagcagcagcggcagcaggtCAGCAATGAGGCGTGCGTGAAGTCCCCTGTCCTGGCCAATCGGCAGGCCTCTACACGCTGCTTGGGTCAGCTCctaaagctgctgctgtccacGCCGGGCTTGGTGCTGCTGGTCACAGGCTACTCGGTGCTCGGTGCTTTAATCTTTCCACTGCTGGAGGCGCCGCAGGATCTAAGCAAATCGGCGGCCATAGCCAAGAGTCGTGAGGATTGCCTGCGTGAACTCTGGATCATAACGG AGAAACTCAACGTGCTGTATGAGCGCAATTGGACAATGCTGGTGCACGAGCAGCTGCGTCGCTTCGAGGGCTCCATTGTGGCCGCCACGCGTCCTGGTGGCGGTGCGGTCGCAGTAGCTGGACCAGGTGCCAGTGCCAGCGCTGTGGGGCATTTCGGCTACGATGCTGGCGACACGCAGAGCTGGACATTTAGCGAGGCTTTGCTCTACTCGGTGACTGTGATAACGACAATTG GCCACGGCAGCTTGACGCCACGCACGGCGGCTGGGAAACTGGCAACAATATTCTATGCACTCATCGGTGTCCCATTGATGCTGATGTGTTTGTCCAGCCTGGGAGCCCTGCTCGCCGAGGCGCTGCAGTGCACCTATATGCGGCTCTGTTGCCAGCTGCAACGCAGCCATACATCTGCCAGCGGAGAAAAGAAGTCGACAATTGGCCTGACAACGGCGGCGACGGGCACTCTGACAAAGCGACGTCATCCAGCTGGCAAAGGG GCCAACTGTAAGGGCTGTAAGTACGATGGGGCCAACAGCGAAACGAGCCTGAACGAGCGCTATGAATATGGCCAGAGGaccgcagcagcaggaacgACAACAATGAAACGCAAGTTGTCGCTGGAACAAGGCGAAG ATGCCAGTCAATTGTTGCGCAATGCAATGCCAAGCAAGTTgaatcagcagcaacagcagcaacagcaacatcagcagcagcagcagttttaccagcaacagcagcagcagcagcagccagatgTCATGctaatgacaacaacaacggctgGCAACGCGTTGCTGAAATATGCACCGTTGccacagcatcagcaacaacagcaacaacaacagctgcagcagcatcagctttACATAAACGCATCAGCAACACACgcaacacagcagcagcagcagcagcagcagcaattatCGACAGCAACTTTGccgcgacaacagcaacaacagccaacgAATTTTGTTGCCGTGCCAAGCAGCATGCTGCGTTTCAGTGCCGCACCCAATATGCCCCTTGCTGCCGCTGGCCCACCAAATTGCTATGCCCCGGCCACGGCCACAATTTACTTTCCATTTGCTTCTGCAACGGGCAGCCCAAGCCACTGTCCGCAGCCATTGGTCAAGTATCACACGATACACTTGCAATCCGCTGCCAAGCAACAGCATCGACTGCTCAGCACACTGGACACAGCGCCGGCAGCAAATGCCACGGGACACGGCGTCGACCTGGCGACAACAACCAGCACACTGGAAGCCATCACATTGCCGCCGCCACCTGCCTATCAGACAGCCAATATGTATC ctgtgcgtCGGGCCAAATTTGTGACGCAGCCGCTGGCGCCAGAAATCAATACGCTGCTGACTGTGGGCGCAACGGCAACGGGCTCGAGTGATTTATCCTGCAGGCATGATTTATTGCCGCATGCActatctgcagcagcagcagcagcagcaacaaccacagcggcagcagcaacaggcactGCAACAGGAACAGGGATGCCTGCATTGTTAACCTAcacggcagcaacaagcagTCCGCAACTGTCAGCCGGCATtaaggcaacggcaacaacagcagcaacaatggccGATAACAGTTTTATAGCCGCCGGTGTATGTGGCGCTGGCGTCggtgcaacaacagcagcagcaataacatcaccagcagcagcaacaacaacaacaactccagCAGCCACGTTGTCGGCGCTGCTGAGCTCAAGTGGCAATGTGGATATCATGGAGGACGAGGACGAACAGGAGCGTGAACGTTCCag CAATTGCCCGCATGGCACCCCGTCGCGTGTGCCGCTGATAGCGAGCTCCGGCTGTGGCGCATTGGGTCTGCCTCATGAGCTGCCGCTGGCGGAGAAGTCCGGCACCGGGCAACAGGCGCGCGGTCTGCTAAATGCCACAGCTGCTAGCTTCAATCGGCATACGCTGCAGCCGCTGAATCGGAAGACGCTGCTGTTGACGCGTCGCTGTCAGAAGCATGCGACAGCGCTGTACGATGCCACCGCCAACACGGAGACCTCCGATGACGAGGAGTACATGCAGCATGGCAGCGAGCAATTTGTGCTGAAGAAGCTAAAGTCCAGCCGGCCCAATGGCTCCCTTGAGTGTGTGCAGCATCAGATGGCAGATGATGAGGaagacgatgatgatgatgatgatgacgatgacgacgaggaGTCGCAGCGACAGGTGCCCATCAGCCTGGTGCTCTTCATACTAATGTGCTACATATGCGTGGGCACCGTTATCTTTGCGCTGTGGGAGAACTGGTCACTGGTGGATGGCGCCTACTTTTGCTTTGTCACGCTCTCCACGATTGGCTATGGTGACTTTGTGCCCGCACGGAGCTTCAATGGACCCGAACTGCAGCTGTACGCGTGCTGTGCTTATCTGCTGCTCGGTCTCGTCCTGGTGGCTATGTCCTTTAGTATACTCGAGACGCAGCTGATGTGGAAATGCAAACGGATTGCGGTCCGACTGAAGCTAACCAGCGATTGA
- the trpl gene encoding transient-receptor-potential-like protein isoform X2, giving the protein MKIFLKQLPPGGASGVAPKTVGGCCVPLGLPQPLLLEEKKFLLAVERGDIPNVRRILQKALRHQHININCMDPLGRRALTLAIDNENLEMVELLVIMGVETKDALLHAINAEFVEAVELLLEHEELIFKEGELYSWQKVDINTAMFAPDITPLMLAAHKNNFEILRILLDRGAAVPVPHDIRCGCDECVRLMGADSLRHSLSRVNIYRALCSPSLICLTSSDPILTAFQLSWELRNLALTEQECKSEYMELRRQCQKFACSLLDQTRSSNELAIILNYDPTISSYEPGDRMSLTRLVQAISYKQKKFVAHSNIQQLLSSIWYDGLPGFRRKSIVDKFICIAQVAILFPLYCFIYMFAPNCRTGQLMRKPFMKFLVHASSYVFFLFILILVSQRADDDFVRLFGTARMKAELAEQEQRQRGQAPSKLELLVVLYVIGFMWEEVQEIFAVGMKNYLRNMWNFIDFLRNSLYVSVMCLRAFAYIQQATEIASDPQMAYIPREKWHDFDPQLIAEGLFAAANVFSALKLVHLFSINPHLGPLQISLGRMVIDIVKFFFIYTLVLFAFACGLNQLLWYFAALEKSKCYVLPGGEADWASHGDSCMKWRRFGNLFESSQSLFWASFGMVGLDDFELTGIKSYTRFWGLLMFGSYSVINVIVLLNLLIAMMSNSYAMIDEHSDTEWKFARTKLWMSYFEDSATLPPPFNVLPSVKWLIRVFRKSSKTIDRQRSKKRQEQEQYNKYDNIMRSLVWRYVSAMHRKFENNPVTEDDINEVKSEISTMRYEMLEIFENSGMDVSSANKKEKHPRPRRMKVWERRLMKGFHVAPVQTSSDSDLLSNVNGEGEMREVKVETVPSKPAKETARERFQRVARTVLLQSSTHKWNVVLQGTLQNSQIGRSTKYQRKNLHNLGKAIEEAKKLILLNPGCTSGRESPIRIEFEDEKTSTLLELLNQISEEINLSERQRAKPCWRPPVRTVHARALAANNEWSRSNTAPELQLNRKLAPHSRSSSRTRELPLCPSKLATAAAPVVKKTAPVAPTPATKTTTTASSNRAKTTTTPFSVELNLAGRGRGHVASHCVPPSNPINFDMHVVDLDERSPSGTAFDKDNTSDISSIQSMSPKRPNY; this is encoded by the exons CTGCCGCCCGGTGGCGCCTCTGGTGTCGCCCCTAAAACTGTGGGCGGCTGTTGTGTGCCGCTGGGATTACCGCAACCTTTGCTGCTCGAGGAGAAGAAATTTTTGCTGGCCGTCGAGCGTGGCGATATACCGAATGTGCGCAG GATACTGCAAAAAGCACTGCGGCACCAGCATATCAATATCAACTGCATGGACCCATTGGGTAGACGCGCCTTAACGCTGGCCATAGACAACGAGAATCTGGAGATGGTCGAGCTGCTTGTTATCATGGGCGTGGAGACAAAGGATGCCCTGCTGCATGCCATCAATGCGGAGTTCGTTGAGGCCGTTGAGCTGCTGCTCGAGCACGAGGAGCTCATTTTCAAGGAGGGCGAGCTCTAT AGCTGGCAGAAGGTGGATATCAATACGGCCATGTTTGCGCCCGATATAACGCCGCTGATGCTGGCGGCGCACAAGAATAACTTTGAAATATTGCGCATACTCTTGGATCGGGGCGCTGCGGTGCCTGTGCCACATGATATACG CTGCGGCTGTGACGAGTGTGTGCGTCTCATGGGCGCGGACTCGCTGCGGCACTCGCTTTCGCGTGTGAATATCTATCGGGCGCTGTGCAGTCCTTCGCTCATTTGCCTGACCTCCAGCGATCCCATACTGACCGCCTTTCAACTGTCCTGGGAGCTGCGCAATCTGGCCCTTACCGAGCAGGAGTGCAAGTCGGAGTATATGGAGCTGAGGCGTCAGTGCCAGAAGTTTGCTTGCAGCCTATTGGATCAGACGCGCTCCTCCAATGAGCTGGCTATAATATTGAACTACGATCCGACTATATCTAGCTATGAGCCGGGCGATCGCATGAGCCTGACGCGGCTTGTACAGGCCATATCCTATAAGCAGAAAAAG TTCGTGGCCCATTCGAATATACAACAATTGCTGTCATCGATTTGGTATGACGGACTGCCTGGCTTCAGGCGCAAAAGCATCGTAGACAAGTTCATCTGCATAGCTCAGGTGGCTATACTGTTTCCCCTCTACtgcttcatatatatgttcgCGCCCAACTGTCGAACGGGTCAATTGATGCGAAAACCGTTTATGAAATTCCTCGTGCATGCCTCGTCGTATGTGTTCTTTTTGT TTATCCTCATACTGGTCTCGCAGCGAGCGGACGATGATTTCGTGCGGCTATTTGGCACGGCACGCATGAAGGCCGAGCTGGCCGAGCAGGAGCAGCGGCAACGTGGACAGGCGCCCAGCAAACTGGAGTTACTGGTGGTGCTCTACGTGATTGGGTTCATGTGGGAGGAGGTGCAGGAGATATTTGCCGTGGGCATGAAAAACTATTTGCGTAACATGTGGAACTTTATTGATTTTCTGCGCAACAGCCTCTACGTGAGCGTCATGTGTCTGCG CGCCTTTGCCTACATACAGCAGGCAACGGAAATCGCAAGCGATCCACAGATGGCCTATATACCACGCGAGAAGTGGCACGACTTTGACCCGCAGCTGATTGCCGAGGGTCTATTTGCGGCTGCGAATGTCTTCTCGGCGCTGAAGCTGGTGCATTTGTTCAGCATCAATCCGCATTTGGGTCCGCTGCAAATCTCGCTGGGTCGCATGGTCATCGATATTGTGAAATTCTTCTTCATCTACACCCTGGTGTTGTTCGCCTTTGCCTGTGGACTAAATCAGCTGCTCTGGTACTTTGCTGCGCTCGAGAAGAGCAAGTGCTATGTGCTGCCCGGCGGTGAGGCGGACTGGGCCTCACATGGCGACTCCTGCATGAAATGGCGACGCTTTGGCAA CCTCTTTGAGTCATCGCAGTCGCTGTTCTGGGCCAGCTTTGGCATGGTGGGCCTCGATGACTTTGAGCTGACCGGCATCAAGTCGTACACTCGTTTCTGGGGCCTCCTCATGTTTGGCTCCTACAGCGTCATCAATGTGATTGTTTTGCTGAATCTACTTATAGCCATGATGTCCAATTCCTATGCCATGATTGAT GAGCACTCGGACACTGAATGGAAGTTTGCACGCACCAAACTCTGGATGAGCTATTTTGAGGACAGCGCCACGCTGCCGCCGCCTTTTAATGTGCTGCCCTCGGTTAAATGGCTCATTAGGGTGTTTAGAAAGTCCAGCAAGACCATAGATCGACAGCGTTCCAAG AAACGTCAAGAACAGGAGCAGTATAACAAATATGATAATATCATGCGGTCCCTGGTCTGGCGTTATGTTTCGGCCATGCATCGCAAATTTGAGAACAATCCGGTCACAGAGGATGACATCAATGAGGTCAAGAGCGAGATAAGCACCATGCGCTATGAAATGTTGGAGATATTCGAGAACAGTGGAATGGATGTGTCGTCGGCCAACAAGAAGGAGAAGC ATCCGCGACCTCGTCGCATGAAAGTCTGGGAGCGGCGCCTAATGAAGGGCTTCCATGTGGCGCCCGTGCAAACGAGCAGCGATTCGGATTTGCTCAGTAATGTGAACGGCGAGGGCGAAATGCGAGAGGTCAAAGTCGAAACGGTACCCTCCAAGCCAGCCAAGGAGACGGCACGGGAACGTTTCCAGCGCGTCGCACGCACCGTACTGCTGCAGTCGAGCACACACAAGTGGAACGTGGTGCTGCAGGGCACGCTACAAAACTCGCAGATTGGTCGCAGCACCAAGTACCAGCGCAAGAATCTGCACAACCTGGGCAAGGCCATTGAGGAGGCCAAGAA GCTCATTCTGCTCAATCCTGGCTGCACCTCCGGTCGCGAATCGCCCATACGCATCGAGTTTGAGGACGAGAAGACCAGCACATTGCTGGAGCTGCTCAATCAGATCAGCGAGGAGATCAATCTCTCTGAGCGACAACGTGCCAAGCCCTGCTGGCGGCCACCGGTCCGAACTGTGCACGCACGTGCGCTGGCTGCCAACAACGAGTGGTCCAGATCCAATACGGCGccggagctgcagctgaatcGGAAATTGGCGCCGCatagtcgcagcagcagccgcacacGCGAGCTACCGCTCTGCCCCAGCAAGCTGGCTACGGCCGCTGCGCCCGTGGTCAAAAAGACGGCGCCGGTTGCGCCCACGCCAGCAAccaaaaccacaacaacagccagtAGCAACAGGGCGAAGACCACGACGACGCCCTTCTCCGTGGAACTCAACCTAGCTGGACGTGGCAGAGGCCACGTCGCTTCGCATTGCGTGCCGCCGAGCAATCCAATAAATTTCGATATGCATGTCGTGGATTTGGATGAGCGTAGCCCAAGTGGCACTGCATTCGATAAGGATAACACATCCGACATTAGCTCCATACAGAGCATGAGTCCCAAGCGGCCAAATTATTGA
- the LOC26530727 gene encoding programmed cell death protein 6, translating to MNQPSDMPDDKFLWDVFQRVDKDKSGFISADELQMALSNGTWSAFNPETVRLIIGMFDRENRGTVSFQDFGALWKYVTDWQNCFRSFDTDDSGFIDRLELKNALTTFGFRLTDQLIEILLHKFDRFGRGNILFDDFIQCCIVLYTLTAAFREYDTDMKGVITIDYEQFLRMVFALKI from the coding sequence ATGAACCAGCCAAGTGACATGCCTGATGACAAATTTTTGTGGGATGTATTTCAACGTGTTGACAAGGACAAGAGCGGCTTTATTTCCGCTGATGAGCTGCAGATGGCGCTTTCGAATGGCACTTGGTCTGCCTTCAACCCGGAAACGGTCAGGCTGATTATTGGCATGTTCGACCGCGAGAATCGTGGCACAGTTTCCTTTCAGGACTTTGGAGCATTGTGGAAATACGTAACCGATTGGCAAAATTGTTTCCGTTCGTTTGACACCGACGACTCCGGCTTTATTGATAGGCTGGAGCTAAAAAACGCACTCACAACCTTTGGATTTCGGCTAACGGATCAACTGATTGAAATCTTACTTCATAAGTTTGATCGGTTTGGTCGGGGAAATATTCTGTTTGACGATTTCATACAATGCTGTATTGTGCTATACACACTAACAGCAGCCTTCAGGGAATACGATACAGACATGAAAGGCGTCATAACCATAGACTATGAACAGTTCCTACGAATGGTATTCGCACTTAAGATATAA